The sequence GACACTGGGATACTGATATTACAGTCAGATTGAATAATCTAGGATTAGCTGTCTATTATACCTGGAGACTCaattaggtaaaaaaaaatgtcaggaaacaACACATCTGGCCATTCCGTTGGGTCGTTTGTCCAGTCACAGAAACTGTATGGACAACCCAGCTCAGATTTTCAATGTAGCCTATCTGGCTCTACTGAGCGGCAGAAGTGATTCTAGCTATGTCATACTGGTTTAACACCATACTTTTCCAGTCAGGGTGAAAGGATTGTTTTCCCCCACGCCGACGCCACGCCCCCAGCTATGACACAACACCGACCAAGTCTATTATTATACAGTTTTCTAAGGCTGCACAATATTAAAcccatttaaaaatcataataaagcaTAATGCTATTGTGAATTTACAAAGGCtgtgaattaattaaataaatgtatgtatgaataaaataatataaaataaaatattaataaaataaaatattaataaaataagtgagatcatacaaaatgcatgttatgcaaaatgcatgttatgcATGTAAAtgctgaatgattttgagatccgtcttttcacactgtggacaattgagggactcaaacacaactattaaaaaaggttcaaacattcactgatgttccagaagaaaacacgatgcattaagagctggggggtgaaaacttttgaacaggatgaatttcgtcacaatttttcttattatatttaaatatcgttgtttttcatttagtactgcccttcggaagcaacagaagatacttgcatgtttcccggaagaaacattaagtacaatttaccttgatatttaaattcaaaagttttcaccccctggcTTTTAATGCGtcttgtttccttctggagcatcagtgaatgtttgaaccttttttaatagttgagtttgagtccctcgattgtcctcagtgtgaaaagacggatctcaaaatcattcagtcactgctggaaagggttcaaatatgcaaaaaatccttgaaaactgaagaatctgcaggacctggaggatttttctgaagaacagagctcagtttaactgctcaggacaaacaagagactcatgaacaaccatcacaaaacataaaaacagtcgtggatcatcaggtaaccacacacattattgagaatcaatggttcgcaaatttttgaatggggccattttaataaattcagctattgttgtGTCTCGTGAACTAAaagcaaacatcttttatgtaaaatatcttactcaggacagtactaaataaaaaataacatgcattttgcatgatctcacttattttattaaaattattcacattttcacatattctgcaagtggttcacatactttttcatgccactgtacatACGTGTAGGTTATCTACGAGCAGCTCCGTTTCCAGTAAATGCAGCTTTGCGTAAACATCATTTACACGAGTGTCGCGTCTCAAACTCAATCTCTGCATATGCTGTGAGTTTGAATTGCTTTTAACGTTCATCTGGAAACGCAATGTGGACATTTAATCAGATTTGTAAGGTAAGTCATCTATAAACCTTAGCAAATGCAGGAGAATACATTATATGGTATGTTTCTACTTAATGCAATGTGCTAACTGCTCATCgtgatttcaaaataaaagtttaagccCTAGTTTAAGTCCACGTGTTCTTGTTCAAGAAATTACAGTAGTTGTAGCATTTCTGTCGTAAAGAAAtggccaaatattaaagattaattggacatttgaaataaatgttgtgagcCAATATTAAGCCAggtgcacactgtgcgatttataatagtcctttaagattgttgcttgtcagactgtacgaacagtatcctcatgtcacactgtgggatctcagctgtcatttatATCAGACTGTACGACAGTCAAGACGCGTTAAAAACGGATGCACGCATGAAAACTTGTCTGGAGTTTCACATCAACCCACAGACACATTCGATGACTGTGAGCTGAATAAAcaccaaaaatgacaaaacacactaTGCAGTAACATAATGACACAGTACACAGTAACGACACCATGAACTAAGGGGAACTAAGGGTTAAATACACAGAGGATGGTAATCAACAGAACAGGGAACATGTGCGAAACTACTTAGTAACAAATAAGAACTCAGGTAAACACTGTGACAATGGATTTAAACAGAACGACATGATTAAACTAGAAAAATTAAGACATGACTGTGACAATATACTAAAgtttctaataaataaaattttctaaTTACTGAGTATATTATCAgtttgttataaaaataaaattatattttaatattttatttataatatattaatatcatataaatataaccaatattttataacaatattataaaataatattttatttatagttataaatatttattaattctatgtattttatatatattacaaaaaaaaattcaacagaTGCAGGAAATGATGCTACACCTCTGAATATTGTGCTGCTGGGCTGGGTCCTGTCAGGCAAGACATTAACTGGCAGTGTCATCTTGGGCACTGACATTTCATTTGACAAGACTATGAAGTGTGTCCGGACATGTGGAGAAGTGAATGGACGACAGATCACTGTGGTGGACACACCAAGCTGGTGGAAATTCCTTCCGCAACAACTGAACACAGATTCAGTGAAAACTGAGATCTTGAAGGCAATGGATTCTTCCCCCCATGCCTTCCTCTTGGTTATTCCAGCAGACACATCGTTTTTAGAAGAGCAGTTGGGAGTCATATTAGACAACATGAGACCGCTTGGAGAAAAGGTCTGGAGGCAAACCATGGTGCTCTTCACATGGGGAGGATCATTAGGAAACAAACCAATTGAGTACCACATTGAAAGTGAAGGGGATGCCCTTGTGAGACTCATTGAGATGTGTGGGAACAGATATCATGTGTTTGAGAGCATGAGAGAGGATCGCACCCAAGTAAATCAGTTACTGGAGAAGATTGAGGAAATGATAATGGAAAGTGCTCTGCTGAAAAGCAATGATGAACAtcaggaaaagaaaaagaagtctCAAGAAAGAGAAGCCCTATCGGAGTGGCTTCCAGTTAAGGATGTAAAAAAATTACTTAATGAAGAATGGGAGAGGAGTGATGCTATAATGAAAGAGATGTTGAAAACAATCAGCCCACAAACAGCTGTCAAACGAGGAGAGAGCATAGAGTTGCCTCTTGATtgtatgtttagtttttttgcaATAAATTTATTTTGGTCTCAGTGGCTTAAGCTCACTTTAATTGCCtcaatatgtttttgtttgcagtAAGTGGAGAAGCAATAAATACAGAATTATTTATCAACAAACACCAGTTAAAAGATGCACTTGAGAGGGAATGGAATCGTCGGGAAGCAGTAGACAGCTCTAGGATCCAATATAAACTAAAATGCCTGGATGCCAATGGTAAGTTACAGGAAAAATTATATGATTCACTAATTTTGAAAACTTTCAAAAGTTGAATTTATATACGCATTACCAAGTGGCTGGTAGCTAATAAAGTTCTGTGCTGCCAACCAACAAATTGCAAATTCAACTTTCAAGTCACGTACTTGCGTTTCTTTTGAAAAACTGTCAGATGTCAGAAAACCAAagctttgtttttttccttATAGCAGACATGTCCTCATGTGTCGATGATGAGGACATACAGATGTCTTTGGCTAAAGTGCACGACTGGTATCAAAGATATAACTCATCAGACTATGCAAGTGTTTCCAGCTGTGAGGAATGTGACAAGACTCAACAGGATAGAGATTAATCTTTAAGCTTCTAAGACATTCTGATGCATGTTTCAATTTTATTATTGTCATgcagttattactatagtatgCATGTCATTTTCATAAACAGATTCTTGCTTTTATTATCTTTAATTTCTTTGATCAATAACAGTGTATTTTTTGTGAATAGAAGATGAactctgtatatatatttacagtaattGATTC is a genomic window of Megalobrama amblycephala isolate DHTTF-2021 linkage group LG3, ASM1881202v1, whole genome shotgun sequence containing:
- the LOC125265328 gene encoding GTPase IMAP family member 8-like, which translates into the protein MADELRLVLLGGYQSGKSNVAHSFLNVKCESDKITTQCVKMEGNIHGRKIILVDTPGWWKCYQLCDTPERLKAELVRSTNICPPGPHVFLLVMEVDFGFSEKHRKVAESHMQFIGDDIWNQTIIVFTKLKHLGDKTVEQYVEREGENLNKLTQKCGNRYVGFDTNLDTDGSQAKELFRQIEKLVAENNGCFFQVDASRLMDLEITMKNVEEKAAAREHKVLEKRRKLKEIKNADAGNDATPLNIVLLGWVLSGKTLTGSVILGTDISFDKTMKCVRTCGEVNGRQITVVDTPSWWKFLPQQLNTDSVKTEILKAMDSSPHAFLLVIPADTSFLEEQLGVILDNMRPLGEKVWRQTMVLFTWGGSLGNKPIEYHIESEGDALVRLIEMCGNRYHVFESMREDRTQVNQLLEKIEEMIMESALLKSNDEHQEKKKKSQEREALSEWLPVKDVKKLLNEEWERSDAIMKEMLKTISPQTAVKRGESIELPLDLSGEAINTELFINKHQLKDALEREWNRREAVDSSRIQYKLKCLDANADMSSCVDDEDIQMSLAKVHDWYQRYNSSDYASVSSCEECDKTQQDRD